A single genomic interval of Primulina huaijiensis isolate GDHJ02 chromosome 7, ASM1229523v2, whole genome shotgun sequence harbors:
- the LOC140980121 gene encoding uncharacterized protein, with protein sequence MCKMWMSKNEKPKQNTAYSANDNSCGGKTVLESTETETTRSSRGRTRLDRLVRQRVHGIRKNVRFNKLGQPVGEFAGEMQSYIGVLVREKVKISYQTWKMVPNDVKDLIWESVNLTYNVDQSWKK encoded by the exons ATGTGCAAAATGTG GATGTCAAAGAATGAGAAGCCTAAACAGAATACTGCATATTCTGCCAATGACAATAGTTGTGGGGGCAAAACAGTTTTGGAATCTACAGAGACGGAAACAACAAGATCATCTAGAGGTCGTACACGTTTGGATAGGCTTGTTAGGCAAAGGGTTCATGGAATCAGAAAGAATGTAAGGTTCAATAAATTGGGACAGCCAGTAGGAGAATTTGCAGGTGAGATGCAAAGTTATATTGGAGTTCTTGTTCGAGAAAAGGTAAAGATAAGTTATCAGACTTGGAAAATGGTTCCAAATGATGTCAAAGATTTAATATGGGAATCGGTTAAC CTAACGTACAATGTTGATCAAAGCTGGAAGAAGTGA
- the LOC140980118 gene encoding uncharacterized protein: protein MADELCDDDDINRAIMWKKGRVNKKGQYEGDELKSAIEKIDGYVQQKIEGTLQFEEGKNDILTKALDSHEHSGRVRGVGGHITPSIYFNIGRVWKSPLGDDHLFLNQTKELMEAKILLSEQDARIAEQNARISDQDARIQRLEEMFKKGASNFDIEEKGSCSVKLHPMSDDKIKKSVSNYATSHDDDVKALSKADFLQGKPVALALESRNNIVAYGTIVHVNADDKLFHGVPSPMSCMHVSIDIAVDKLAHLPFPIPNECDTVGDSIGTHVPWPAHLVVMQDEKLERKKNVNHRINIGLSSSVPRSLHLLYCYCKRALTDEQNLSLLFDHDLFDEDYELLLHLEDIIPFYSLDPISANCIVVYMWHLFKKMKIDNKTDMFRFVNPHTIPYMPYVTRLDKNGKIEHLNERASVLAERLSGASTNQLVLVPHNVGYHWILTVIDPYKEMVYLLDSLSHRNRYDDWKYVVDMSVRLFNSNKERKGKKQAIWEVVKGPRQPDSKQCGFYVMRFMREMIEKNATSEKNSISSIFMKTEYSKEEIDEVRSEWAECIQDYIYD, encoded by the exons ATG GCAGATGAGTTATGTGACGATGATGATATAAATCGAGCAATTATGTGGAAGAAAGGACGGGTCAATAAGAAAGGTCAATATGAAGGCGATGAGTTGAAATCGGCAATAGAAAAGATT GATGGTTATGTGCAACAAAAAATCGAGGGTACATTGCAATTTGAAGAGGGAAAAAATGATATCCTTACGAAAGCACTGGATTCACATGAACATTCTGGTCGTGTGAGAGGTGTTGGAGGTCATATCACTCCAAGCATCTACTTTAATATTGGTAGAGTATGGAAGAGTCCTCTTGGTGATGACCATTTATTCCTTAATCAAACAAAGGAGTTGATGGAGGCGAAGATATTACTCTCAGAACAAGATGCACGCATCGCAGAACAAAATGCACGCATATCAGATCAAGATGCACGCATACAGAGACTTGAAGAGATGTTCAAAAAGGGTGCAAGCAACTTTGACATTGAAGAAAAAGGTAGTTGCTCAGTAAAGTTACATCCCATGAGTGACGATAAAATCAAAAAGAGTGTCTCGAACTATGCAACTTCGCATGATGATGACGTGAAAGCTTTGAGCAAAGCTGATTTTTTGCAG GGTAAGCCGGTTGCATTGGCATTGGAATCTAGGAACAATATTGTTGCCTACGGTACAATTGTCCATGTCAATGCGGATGATAAATTATTTCATGGTGTTCCATCGCCCATGAGTTGCATGCACGTATCCATTGATATTGCTGTCGACAAATTAGCACATTTGCCATTTCCAATTCCAAATGAATGTGATACTGTTGGTGATTCTATAGGAACACATGTACCTTGGCCAGCACACTTGGTAGTAATGCAAGATGAG AAGCTTGAAAGGAAGAAAAATGTCAACCACAGAATTAACATTGGTTTGTCTTCAAGTGTGCCAAGATCTTTACATCTATTGTATTGTTATTGTAAACGTGCTCTAACCGATGAACAAAATCTATCACTGCTTTTTGATCATGATTTATTTGACGAGGATTACGAACTACTTCTGCACCTTGAAGACATCATTCCTTTCTATAGTTTGGATCCAATATCTGCCAATTGTATAGTTGTGTACATGTg GCATctgtttaaaaaaatgaaaatagataACAAGACCGACATGTTTAGATTTGTGAATCCACACACGATCCCATACATGCCATATGTGACTAGACTTGACAAAAACGGAAAAATCGAACACTTGAATGAAAGAGCAAGTGTTTTGGCCGAAAGACTGAGTGGTGCATCAACAAATCAACTAGTTTTAGTGCCACATAATGTTGG TTACCATTGGATTCTCACTGTCATCGATCCTTACAAGGAGATGGTTTATTTGTTGGATTCACTTAGTCATCGAAACCGTTACGATGACTGGAAATATGTGGTGGATAT GAGTGTAAGATTGTTTAATTCAAACAAGGAAAGGAAAGGGAAAAAACAAGCTATATGGGAAGTAGTAAAG gGTCCACGGCAACCAGATTCAAAACAATGTGGTTTTTATGTTATGAGATTTATGCGAgaaatgattgaaaaaaatGCTACCAGTGAGAAGAACTCAATATCTTCAATT TTCATGAAAACAGAGTACTctaaagaagaaattgatgaagtGCGATCCGAGTGGGCGGAATGCATACAAGATTATATTTACGACTAA
- the LOC140980117 gene encoding uncharacterized protein, whose protein sequence is MSCKTAVHMRWHSESRTKDGYMRHPADSPAWQTFDHNHPEFAKDPRNIRLGLASDGFNPFKNMSVAHSTWPVILVPYNLPPWMCMKQPYFILSLLIPGPSAPGNNIDIYLQPLVADLKDLWEVGVQTYDASTKQNFQLNAALLWTISDFPGYATLSGWSTKGKFACPVCHKFTHSRWLKNGKKYCYMGHRKFLNGDHEFRKDAQHFDGTEEYGRPSPILSGDTVINELKNFNLKFGKTVDDNPELPFNWKKLSIFFDLPYWKDNMVRHNLDFMHIEKNVCESICGTLLNMEGKTKDNIKSRLDLQEIGIRPALHPIEKGPSRVYLPPACYSMGKNEKGTFCKVLKKIKVPDGYASNISRCVQMKPAKLIGLKSHDNHILMQQLLPVALRRTLSKSVRTPLIRLSRYFRELCCKVISPTDVVRLRKDIAVILCQLEKIFPPSFFDIMIHLTVHLATEVQLAGPVYYRWMYPIERYLGTLKSYVRNRSKPEGSIAEGYLAEECLTFCSFYLADYVETKFNQSTRNDETTIGSTFALDVFTASGYALGKAIATKFDDETLKKAHQYVLFNCHHVQSYIDEHRQILNLTHSGLPPHQIERMHSESFASWFAKHSENTNPSQDDPVSNDLKSLARGPNFIGIRYEKFISNGFRFHTKEVERKRKTQNCGVIVRATTSSYSSIRDQNPVSSELDYYGILQNVIELDYEGGRRVVLFECDWVSKGKRLKLDDDGFMLANFTNVKRHNEPYILASQTMQVFYVEDPVDCNWHVIITTDARAKYKMQPMADVDTYLQSSICNPEDENGHEEVVWVRDDVAGVEIDVDA, encoded by the exons ATGTCCTGCAAAACAGCAGTCCATATGAGATGGCATTCTGAATCTCGCACGAAAGACGGTTACATGCGACACCCAGCTGATTCCCCAGCTTGGCAAACGTTTGACCATAACCACCCTGAATTCGCAAAGGATCCCCGAAACATAAGGCTAGGATTAGCTTCAGATGGATTTAATCCATTCAAAAATATGAGTGTGGCGCATAGTACGTGGCCAGTCATTTTAGTGCCTTATAATCTTCCACCATGGATGTGTATGAAACAACCATACTTTATATTGTCATTGCTAATACCTGGTCCATCTGCTCCTGGAAATAACATCGACATCTACTTGCAGCCCCTTGTTGCAGATTTGAAGGATTTGTGGGAGGTAGGAGTGCAGACATATGATGCATCAACCAAGCAGAATTTTCAATTGAATGCCGCATTATTATGGACTATAAGTGATTTTCCTGGATACGCAACCCTATCTGGATGGAGCACCAAAGGTAAATTTGCATGCCCAGTGTGCCACAAATTTACACATTCACGATGGTTAAAAAATGGcaaaaaatattgttatatgGGTCACCGCAAATTTTTGAATGGTGATCATGAGTTTCGCAAAGATGCTCAACATTTTGATGGTACAGAAGAGTATGGAAGACCATCACCCATACTTTCGGGAGACACAGTGATCAACGagttgaaaaattttaatttgaaatttggaaAAACTGTTGACGATAATCCAGAACTACCATTCAATTGGAAAAAATTGAGTATTTTCTTCGATTTACCATATTGGAAAGATAATATGGTACGCcacaatcttgattttatgCATATTGAGAAGAATGTGTGCGAATCAATTTGTGGGACACTGCTGAATATGGAAGGGAAAacaaaagataatattaaatcACGTCTTGATTTGCAAGAAATTGGAATAAGACCAGCACTTCATCCTATTGAGAAAGGACCAAGTAGAGTTTATCTGCCTCCAGCATGTTATTCAATGGGCAAAAATGAGAAGGGCACATTTTGCAaggttttgaaaaaaattaaagttccAGATGGCTATGCTTCTAACATTTCACGGTGTGTTCAAATGAAACCGGCAAAATTAATTGGTCTAAAAAGCCATGACAACCATATTTTGATGCAGCAGTTGTTGCCGGTGGCACTACGTAGAACTTTGTCTAAATCAGTTCGGACTCCTTTGATTAGATTGAGTAGGTATTTCAGAGAGCTATGTTGTAAAGTAATTTCTCCTACTGATGTGGTTCGTCTAAGGAAAGATATTGCGGTGATCCTCTGTCAATTGGAGAAGATTTTTCCTCCCTCATTTTTTGACATAATGATTCATTTGACTGTACATTTGGCTACTGAAGTACAACTTGCTGGACCAGTTTACTATCGTTGGATGTATCCAATTGAAAg GTACTTGGGGACATTGAAGTCGTATGTTCGAAATAGAAGTAAGCCAGAAGGATCCATTGCTGAGGGGTATTTGGCTGAAGAATGTTTGACATTCTGTTCTTTTTATTTAGCTGATTATGTAGAGACAAAATTCAATCAATCAACAAGAAATGATGAGACAACTATCGGCTCAACATTCGCATTGGACGTGTTTACGGCCTCTGGTTATGCACTTGGAAAGGCAATTGCAACTAAGTTTGATGATGAGACATTAAAGAAGGCACATCAATATGTGTTATTCAACTGTCATCACGTACAATCTTATATAga TGAACaccgtcagattttgaatcttACTCATTCCGGTCTTCCACCACACCAAATTGAACGTATGCATAGTGAGTCTTTTGCCTCTTGGTTTGCCAAACAT AGTGAAAATACAAATCCTTCACAAGATGATCCAGtatcaaatgatttgaaatcacTTGCCAGAGGCCCAAATTTCATAGGGATACGATATGAAAAATTCATTTCCAATGGATTTAGGTTTCATACAAAAGAAGTGGAACGCAAGAGAAAAACTCAGAATTGTGGTGTAATTGTTCGGGCTACCACTTCAAGTTATTCGAGTATAAGAGATCAGAATCCAGTATCAAGTGAACTTGATTATTACGGGATTTTGCAAAATGTGATTGAGTTAGATTATGAGGGAGGTCGAAGAGTTGTTTTATTTGAATGTGATTGGGTCTCCAAAGGCAAACGACTAAAACTGGATGATGATGGTTTTATGTTGGCCAATTTTACAAATGTGAAGCGTCACAACGAGCCTTATATATTAGCATCCCAAACCATGCAAGTTTTTTATGTGGAAGATCCAGTTGATTGTAATTGGCATGTAATTATCACCACCGATGCACGAGCAAAGTATAAAATGCAACCTATGGCAGATGTTGATACATATCTTCAAAGTAGTATTTGTAATCCTGAAGACGAGAATGGACATGAAGAAGTCGTTTGGGTTCGAGATGATGTTGCAGGAGTTGAAATTGATGTTGATGCATGA
- the LOC140980120 gene encoding uncharacterized protein isoform X2, translating to MASDGKNVGKPRLQHQDKANSQSRIMIANHAARSSKRVGLARELSSMTASGKEFQNIQGMLNNQMDGVSKNQHNDLQGMTRKSKFLGKSHCQLRDEEDTQPHIIFAKHLTRNSKERDCQSIQGASRNQIDEASNKKDIGLQGLTSTTTFNNNPHVENDFVDEESNQDVDSESESLDAEKKTRGPTFMKEIWGRPNTLPRIKIRCDDMGRPIGSRRNKFTDFLGTLARNGKFCPIDVEDWHKMPLDSKKKMLDVIKEKYDLPPGT from the exons ATGGCTAGTGATGGTAAAAATGTTGGAAAACCTCGTTTACAACATCAAGATAAGGCAAATTCACAATCTCGAATTATGATTGCCAATCACGCAGCTCGAAGTTCAAAAAGAG TTGGTCTTGCAAGAGAACTCAGTAGCATGACAGCTAGCGGAAAAG AATTTCAAAACATACAAGGTATGTTGAATAACCAAATGGATGGAGTTTCAAAGAACCAACACAATGATTTACAAg GAATGACTCGTAAGAGTAAATTTTTGGGAAAATCTCATTGTCAACTTCGAGATGAGGAAGATACACAACCACATATTATATTTGCCAAGCATTTAACTCGAAATTCAAAAGAAAGAG ATTGTCAAAGCATACAAGGTGCATCAAGAAACCAAATAGATGAAGCTTCAAATAAAAAAGACATTGGATTACAAG GTTTGACTTCTACGACCACATTCAACAATAACCCAcatgttgaaaatgattttgtgGATGAAGAATCTAATCAAG ATGTAGATAGTGAAAGTGAATCTCTCGACGCTGAGAAGAAAACTAGAGGCCCTACATTTATGAAAGAAATTTGGGGTAGACCTAACACTCTGCCACGTATTAAGATTCGATGTGATGATATGGGACGTCCTATTGGATCAAGAAGAAATAAATTTACTGATTTTTTGGGTACTTTGGCAAGAAATGGTAAATTTTGTCCGATAGACGTGGAAGATTGGCATAAAATGCCCCTAGATAGTAAGAAAAAAATGCTAGATGTCATAAAG GAAAAGTACGACCTTCCTCCTGGAACATAA
- the LOC140980120 gene encoding uncharacterized protein isoform X1: MASDGKNVGKPRLQHQDKANSQSRIMIANHAARSSKRVGLARELSSMTASGKEFQNIQGMLNNQMDGVSKNQHNDLQGMTRKSKFLGKSHCQLRDEEDTQPHIIFAKHLTRNSKERVYHTRELDNVVTSGKDCQSIQGASRNQIDEASNKKDIGLQGLTSTTTFNNNPHVENDFVDEESNQDVDSESESLDAEKKTRGPTFMKEIWGRPNTLPRIKIRCDDMGRPIGSRRNKFTDFLGTLARNGKFCPIDVEDWHKMPLDSKKKMLDVIKEKYDLPPGT, from the exons ATGGCTAGTGATGGTAAAAATGTTGGAAAACCTCGTTTACAACATCAAGATAAGGCAAATTCACAATCTCGAATTATGATTGCCAATCACGCAGCTCGAAGTTCAAAAAGAG TTGGTCTTGCAAGAGAACTCAGTAGCATGACAGCTAGCGGAAAAG AATTTCAAAACATACAAGGTATGTTGAATAACCAAATGGATGGAGTTTCAAAGAACCAACACAATGATTTACAAg GAATGACTCGTAAGAGTAAATTTTTGGGAAAATCTCATTGTCAACTTCGAGATGAGGAAGATACACAACCACATATTATATTTGCCAAGCATTTAACTCGAAATTCAAAAGAAAGAG tctATCATACAAGAGAACTTGATAACGTGGTAACTAGTGGAAAAG ATTGTCAAAGCATACAAGGTGCATCAAGAAACCAAATAGATGAAGCTTCAAATAAAAAAGACATTGGATTACAAG GTTTGACTTCTACGACCACATTCAACAATAACCCAcatgttgaaaatgattttgtgGATGAAGAATCTAATCAAG ATGTAGATAGTGAAAGTGAATCTCTCGACGCTGAGAAGAAAACTAGAGGCCCTACATTTATGAAAGAAATTTGGGGTAGACCTAACACTCTGCCACGTATTAAGATTCGATGTGATGATATGGGACGTCCTATTGGATCAAGAAGAAATAAATTTACTGATTTTTTGGGTACTTTGGCAAGAAATGGTAAATTTTGTCCGATAGACGTGGAAGATTGGCATAAAATGCCCCTAGATAGTAAGAAAAAAATGCTAGATGTCATAAAG GAAAAGTACGACCTTCCTCCTGGAACATAA
- the LOC140980120 gene encoding uncharacterized protein isoform X4, whose translation MASDGKNVGKPRLQHQDKANSQSRIMIANHAARSSKRVGLARELSSMTASGKEFQNIQGMLNNQMDGVSKNQHNDLQGMTRKSKFLGKSHCQLRDEEDTQPHIIFAKHLTRNSKERVYHTRELDNVVTSGKDCQSIQGASRNQIDEASNKKDIGLQDVDSESESLDAEKKTRGPTFMKEIWGRPNTLPRIKIRCDDMGRPIGSRRNKFTDFLGTLARNGKFCPIDVEDWHKMPLDSKKKMLDVIKEKYDLPPGT comes from the exons ATGGCTAGTGATGGTAAAAATGTTGGAAAACCTCGTTTACAACATCAAGATAAGGCAAATTCACAATCTCGAATTATGATTGCCAATCACGCAGCTCGAAGTTCAAAAAGAG TTGGTCTTGCAAGAGAACTCAGTAGCATGACAGCTAGCGGAAAAG AATTTCAAAACATACAAGGTATGTTGAATAACCAAATGGATGGAGTTTCAAAGAACCAACACAATGATTTACAAg GAATGACTCGTAAGAGTAAATTTTTGGGAAAATCTCATTGTCAACTTCGAGATGAGGAAGATACACAACCACATATTATATTTGCCAAGCATTTAACTCGAAATTCAAAAGAAAGAG tctATCATACAAGAGAACTTGATAACGTGGTAACTAGTGGAAAAG ATTGTCAAAGCATACAAGGTGCATCAAGAAACCAAATAGATGAAGCTTCAAATAAAAAAGACATTGGATTACAAG ATGTAGATAGTGAAAGTGAATCTCTCGACGCTGAGAAGAAAACTAGAGGCCCTACATTTATGAAAGAAATTTGGGGTAGACCTAACACTCTGCCACGTATTAAGATTCGATGTGATGATATGGGACGTCCTATTGGATCAAGAAGAAATAAATTTACTGATTTTTTGGGTACTTTGGCAAGAAATGGTAAATTTTGTCCGATAGACGTGGAAGATTGGCATAAAATGCCCCTAGATAGTAAGAAAAAAATGCTAGATGTCATAAAG GAAAAGTACGACCTTCCTCCTGGAACATAA
- the LOC140980120 gene encoding uncharacterized protein isoform X6 gives MASDGKNVGKPRLQHQDKANSQSRIMIANHAARSSKRVGLARELSSMTASGKEFQNIQGMLNNQMDGVSKNQHNDLQDCQSIQGASRNQIDEASNKKDIGLQGLTSTTTFNNNPHVENDFVDEESNQDVDSESESLDAEKKTRGPTFMKEIWGRPNTLPRIKIRCDDMGRPIGSRRNKFTDFLGTLARNGKFCPIDVEDWHKMPLDSKKKMLDVIKEKYDLPPGT, from the exons ATGGCTAGTGATGGTAAAAATGTTGGAAAACCTCGTTTACAACATCAAGATAAGGCAAATTCACAATCTCGAATTATGATTGCCAATCACGCAGCTCGAAGTTCAAAAAGAG TTGGTCTTGCAAGAGAACTCAGTAGCATGACAGCTAGCGGAAAAG AATTTCAAAACATACAAGGTATGTTGAATAACCAAATGGATGGAGTTTCAAAGAACCAACACAATGATTTACAAg ATTGTCAAAGCATACAAGGTGCATCAAGAAACCAAATAGATGAAGCTTCAAATAAAAAAGACATTGGATTACAAG GTTTGACTTCTACGACCACATTCAACAATAACCCAcatgttgaaaatgattttgtgGATGAAGAATCTAATCAAG ATGTAGATAGTGAAAGTGAATCTCTCGACGCTGAGAAGAAAACTAGAGGCCCTACATTTATGAAAGAAATTTGGGGTAGACCTAACACTCTGCCACGTATTAAGATTCGATGTGATGATATGGGACGTCCTATTGGATCAAGAAGAAATAAATTTACTGATTTTTTGGGTACTTTGGCAAGAAATGGTAAATTTTGTCCGATAGACGTGGAAGATTGGCATAAAATGCCCCTAGATAGTAAGAAAAAAATGCTAGATGTCATAAAG GAAAAGTACGACCTTCCTCCTGGAACATAA
- the LOC140980120 gene encoding uncharacterized protein isoform X3, translating into MASDGKNVGKPRLQHQDKANSQSRIMIANHAARSSKREFQNIQGMLNNQMDGVSKNQHNDLQGMTRKSKFLGKSHCQLRDEEDTQPHIIFAKHLTRNSKERVYHTRELDNVVTSGKDCQSIQGASRNQIDEASNKKDIGLQGLTSTTTFNNNPHVENDFVDEESNQDVDSESESLDAEKKTRGPTFMKEIWGRPNTLPRIKIRCDDMGRPIGSRRNKFTDFLGTLARNGKFCPIDVEDWHKMPLDSKKKMLDVIKEKYDLPPGT; encoded by the exons ATGGCTAGTGATGGTAAAAATGTTGGAAAACCTCGTTTACAACATCAAGATAAGGCAAATTCACAATCTCGAATTATGATTGCCAATCACGCAGCTCGAAGTTCAAAAAGAG AATTTCAAAACATACAAGGTATGTTGAATAACCAAATGGATGGAGTTTCAAAGAACCAACACAATGATTTACAAg GAATGACTCGTAAGAGTAAATTTTTGGGAAAATCTCATTGTCAACTTCGAGATGAGGAAGATACACAACCACATATTATATTTGCCAAGCATTTAACTCGAAATTCAAAAGAAAGAG tctATCATACAAGAGAACTTGATAACGTGGTAACTAGTGGAAAAG ATTGTCAAAGCATACAAGGTGCATCAAGAAACCAAATAGATGAAGCTTCAAATAAAAAAGACATTGGATTACAAG GTTTGACTTCTACGACCACATTCAACAATAACCCAcatgttgaaaatgattttgtgGATGAAGAATCTAATCAAG ATGTAGATAGTGAAAGTGAATCTCTCGACGCTGAGAAGAAAACTAGAGGCCCTACATTTATGAAAGAAATTTGGGGTAGACCTAACACTCTGCCACGTATTAAGATTCGATGTGATGATATGGGACGTCCTATTGGATCAAGAAGAAATAAATTTACTGATTTTTTGGGTACTTTGGCAAGAAATGGTAAATTTTGTCCGATAGACGTGGAAGATTGGCATAAAATGCCCCTAGATAGTAAGAAAAAAATGCTAGATGTCATAAAG GAAAAGTACGACCTTCCTCCTGGAACATAA
- the LOC140980120 gene encoding uncharacterized protein isoform X5 yields the protein MTASGKEFQNIQGMLNNQMDGVSKNQHNDLQGMTRKSKFLGKSHCQLRDEEDTQPHIIFAKHLTRNSKERVYHTRELDNVVTSGKDCQSIQGASRNQIDEASNKKDIGLQGLTSTTTFNNNPHVENDFVDEESNQDVDSESESLDAEKKTRGPTFMKEIWGRPNTLPRIKIRCDDMGRPIGSRRNKFTDFLGTLARNGKFCPIDVEDWHKMPLDSKKKMLDVIKEKYDLPPGT from the exons ATGACAGCTAGCGGAAAAG AATTTCAAAACATACAAGGTATGTTGAATAACCAAATGGATGGAGTTTCAAAGAACCAACACAATGATTTACAAg GAATGACTCGTAAGAGTAAATTTTTGGGAAAATCTCATTGTCAACTTCGAGATGAGGAAGATACACAACCACATATTATATTTGCCAAGCATTTAACTCGAAATTCAAAAGAAAGAG tctATCATACAAGAGAACTTGATAACGTGGTAACTAGTGGAAAAG ATTGTCAAAGCATACAAGGTGCATCAAGAAACCAAATAGATGAAGCTTCAAATAAAAAAGACATTGGATTACAAG GTTTGACTTCTACGACCACATTCAACAATAACCCAcatgttgaaaatgattttgtgGATGAAGAATCTAATCAAG ATGTAGATAGTGAAAGTGAATCTCTCGACGCTGAGAAGAAAACTAGAGGCCCTACATTTATGAAAGAAATTTGGGGTAGACCTAACACTCTGCCACGTATTAAGATTCGATGTGATGATATGGGACGTCCTATTGGATCAAGAAGAAATAAATTTACTGATTTTTTGGGTACTTTGGCAAGAAATGGTAAATTTTGTCCGATAGACGTGGAAGATTGGCATAAAATGCCCCTAGATAGTAAGAAAAAAATGCTAGATGTCATAAAG GAAAAGTACGACCTTCCTCCTGGAACATAA
- the LOC140980119 gene encoding uncharacterized protein, producing the protein MYQERSEKNKIARNQKIMNQTTGRRSFAQVQQKLKKEQGRPPSRVELFHACFTHANGSPSGNIEAEKLAAMKELENQLPEDEEAQIGQNDVFAQIIGPDRPGRVRMLGDGVNPSDLWGEVPSRSTCNRIVMEQKTKLEKMDEQIRKQGQHIAMLESKICNQPNQNLGSNYSNIQHTTSSSSPLSPRIGCSVSIKSLFDSTKIVAKGVVRSMDPNTEVGGQTLGPTWCEIQVLVVLEREESLIRPYDLLQKVGDTLGGMIAWPCHLLMRKISTRCIWINNNFPVYHLVTRILDFD; encoded by the exons ATGTATCAGGAGAGAAGTGAAAAAAATAAGATTGCTCGGAACCAAAAGATAATGAATCAGACAACTGGAAGAAGATCTTTCGCTCAAGTGCAACAAAAATTG AAAAAAGAACAAGGGCGACCTCCATCACGAGTTGAATTATTTCATGCCTGTTTCACTCATGCTAATGGAAGTCCCTCAGGCAACATTGAGGCAGAAAAATTG GCTGCAATGAAAGAACTAGAAAATCAACTTCCTGAAGACGAGGAGGCTCAAATTGGTCAAAATGACGTATTTGCTCAAATCATTGGACCAGATAGACCAGGCCGAGTGCGTATGCTTGGTGATGGTGTTAACCCATCTGATTTATGGGGAGAAGTTCCAAGCCGTAGCACATGCAATCGAATAGTGATGGAGCAAAAGACAAAGTTAGAAAAAATGGATGAGCAAATTAGAAAACAAGGCCAACACATTGCAATGTTAGAATCAAAGATTTGCAATCAACCAAACCAAAACCTTGGTTCAAATTACAGCAATATACAACACACAACATCCTCTAGTAGTCCATTATCTCCAAGG ATTGGATGTTCTGTCTCAATAAAAAGTCTATTTGATTCGACGAAAATTGTGGCAAAAGGAGTGGTTCGTAGCATGGATCCAAATACCGAAGTAGGAGGACAGACGTTGGGACCAACTTGGTGTGAAATACAAGTTCTAGTTGTCCTAGAACGGGAAGAGAGTTTGATTAGGCCATATGATCTTTTACAAAAGGTTGGGGATACACTTGGAGGAATGATAGCTTGGCCTTGTCATTTG TTAATGAGGAAGATTTCTACTAGGTGCATttggataaataataattttccagTTTATCATTTG GTGACAAGAATATTGGATTTTGATTAA